A genome region from Setaria italica strain Yugu1 chromosome III, Setaria_italica_v2.0, whole genome shotgun sequence includes the following:
- the LOC101759715 gene encoding pectate lyase: MAFLIFFCFTASFLPLFISSPLPIHSSTTVSLIFLVLYRSVNTSRYRRMLDGDCGTGNPVDDCWRCDPSWADNRQRLADCAVGFGRDAGGGKNGRNYVVTDPGDADDPSDPAPGTLRYGLVQEGPLWITFARDMTIRPKHDLLVGSHKTVDGRGAAVVVGDGGACLVIHNASHVIVHGITVRGCKPARTASGGMSDGDGITVFRATDVWVDHCTLEKCTDGLIDVTDASTRVTLSNNLLRNHDKAVLLGHSDDFTDDKDMKVTVAFNRFGPGLVQRMPRCRFGLFHVINNDYISWQIYAIGGSASPTILSHGNRFLAGEAKEVTKRDGRTAESEWSTWTWISEGDMLLNGAFFRSSGSPGPDVNTPSFAKSVSLVSAMTDSVGVLSCKEGSLC; this comes from the exons ATGGCCTTTCTCATCTTCTTCTGCTTTACTGCATCCTTTCTTCCCCTTTTCATCTCTTCTCCATTGCCAATCCACTCCTCAACCACAG TGAGTTTAATCTTCCTTGTCCTTTACAGAAGCGTGAACACGTCACGATACCGACGGATGCTTGACGGCGACTGCGGCACCGGCAACCCGGTGGACGACTGCTGGCGCTGCGACCCGAGCTGGGCCGACAACCGGCAGCGCCTCGCCGACTGCGCCGTCGGGTTCggccgcgacgccggcggcggcaagaacgGCAGGAACTACGTGGTGACggacccgggcgacgccgacgacCCGTCGGACCCGGCGCCGGGCACCCTCCGCTACGGCCTCGTCCAGGAGGGGCCCCTGTGGATCACGTTCGCGCGCGACATGACCATCCGGCCCAAGCACGACCTGCTCGTGGGCTCCCACAAGACCGtcgacggccgcggcgccgccgtcgtcgtcggggacggcggcgcctgCCTCGTGATCCACAACGCGAGCCACGTCATCGTCCACGGGATCACCGTGCGCGGCTGCAAGCCCGCGCGGACGGCGAGTGGCGGCATGTCGGACGGCGACGGCATCACCGTCTTCCGCGCCACCGACGTGTGGGTCGACCACTGCACGCTTGAGAAGTGCACCGACGGCCTCATCGACGTCACGGACGCATCCACACGCGTGACCCTGTCCAATAACCTCCTGAGGAACCATGACAAGGCAGTGCTTCTTGGGCACAGCGACGATTTCACTGATGACAAGGACATGAAGGTCACCGTTGCGTTTAACCGTTTCGGGCCAGGTCTTGTGCAGAGAATGCCAAG GTGTCGGTTCGGACTCTTTCATGTCATCAACAATGACTACATAAGCTGGCAGATATACGCCATTGGTGGCAGTGCTTCACCAACAATTCTGAGCCATGGCAATCGATTCCTAGCAGGCGAGGCCAAAGAG GTGACGAAGCGTGATGGAAGAACAGCAGAGAGTGAGTGGAGTACCTGGACCTGGATATCTGAAGGTGATATGTTGCTCAACGGCGCATTCTTCAGATCATCTGGTAGTCCCGGGCCTGACGTTAACACCCCTAGCTTTGCCAAAT